From the Pediococcus acidilactici genome, the window GCGTAGTTATTTATTTTGTATTATTAGTTGTACTAAAGACAAAAGTAATTAAAGATGCGAAGAACATGATTAAACGATAAGTGGGTATTAAATCAAATTGCGGGAGTAATAAGAAAGTATATTATTAATAGCTCCTGTTAATTTAGCTAATAAGGGAATCAATATCTAATGATTTATGAAGTATATTTATATATCAAAGAAAGCCGTCAATTACAATGATTGACGACTTTTTTATTGGGAAGTTAGGCTATATTTACCAAATTCCTGAAAACAAATGGTGTATTCCTGGTAGCTATTTTCATAAAATATCACTAAAAGTAATTAAACAGAATCACAAAAAATCATTCAAATGTATGCGCTTTAATGATACTGTTATATCTGACAAACAGTATGTGTTAAAACATAAAAATTTGAAGTTATGTAATGATGTATCGCCGTTCTAATTGCAAATGGGGATAAATATGCTGTTATTAAAAAAGCTTATGTTTCCAATTTTTTAAGAGATATTGACGTTTTTACGGGGAGGGGTAATACATGATTAATTCTAGTCTTATAAAAAAATGCCTTTTAGGCGTAGTGTGTGGGCTAAGTGTCGGAATTTTACTAAGCGAGAACAGATATTTTGTTAAAGCTGACACGGTAGAAGACTACAAAAACGTCTTGGATATAAGCGGCAATCCGACCGCAAATTTCTATTCAAAGAACAAAAAAGTATCTACCAATAAGTACTCATCTTTTTCAGATCAAGGAGCTTGGCATGCTTATTATTTGCCAAAAGAAGGGGTATCTTCGACGTATGGTGGTTTTCCGGGACCCATGATTATAGCTGAAGAATATCCAGTCAATTTGTCGCACCAAATTTCTAAGCTACATATTATCAACGCAAAAACTAATAAAGAATTTAACTTTGCGGACGCTAAGAGAAGTTTTAACTATTATCCAGGTCGTTTGAACCAGGTTTACAAATTTAAAAATTTGACGGTTACTTTAGACCTAATCTTTACTGATAACCGTACGGCAATGGTTAGGACGAACATTCAAAATACTGGCAAGACTAATCTAAGTTTAAAAGCGTACTGGACGGGAGACATTATTAATAAATTAAAGACCCGGGAAAAGAAAACGGTTAATTTTAAACAACGATTGGTGGGAGGTACTAACGGAGTAAAGATCAAATTTTCGAAAGTTAGAAACGATAACTATTATATGACCACCGCTGGTAATCAGTTTAACGTGGTTTACAGTGCGCCAGTTAAAACTAGTATCAAGGGCGACAAATACAAGAGTAGTTTAAATAAAACTCTTACCGTTAAACCAGGCGAAAGTCAAAGCTTAGAATCTACCCAATCTTATACCTTTACAAAAAAAGAGGCTGATGCTGAAATAGCAAAGGCCAATGATGATTTTGCAAATGTAGATACCCTCTTCCAACAAAATGAAAATCGGTGGAATAACTATATCACTAAGACAACTGAAAAAGATAAAAGTAAGAAGGAAGTTGCTAACAAAGCCAAGTATGATCGAGCGGCAGTTAAAGGAATGGAAACTTTAGTAACCAATTGGATAAGTCCAGCTGGAGAACTAAAGCATGATAGAATCGTTCCTTCGATGTCTGACCAGTGGTTCGAAGGCTTATGGGCATGGGATTCCTGGAAACATGCCGCTGCTGTGGCAGAGTTTGACCCAGAGTTAGCGGAAAGTTCAATTAAGGCGTTATTCGATTATCAAATTACTAAAAAAGATAAGGTGCGTCCGCAAGATGCCGGGATGATTCCCGATGCAATCTTCTACAAC encodes:
- the ygjK gene encoding alpha-glucosidase; this translates as MINSSLIKKCLLGVVCGLSVGILLSENRYFVKADTVEDYKNVLDISGNPTANFYSKNKKVSTNKYSSFSDQGAWHAYYLPKEGVSSTYGGFPGPMIIAEEYPVNLSHQISKLHIINAKTNKEFNFADAKRSFNYYPGRLNQVYKFKNLTVTLDLIFTDNRTAMVRTNIQNTGKTNLSLKAYWTGDIINKLKTREKKTVNFKQRLVGGTNGVKIKFSKVRNDNYYMTTAGNQFNVVYSAPVKTSIKGDKYKSSLNKTLTVKPGESQSLESTQSYTFTKKEADAEIAKANDDFANVDTLFQQNENRWNNYITKTTEKDKSKKEVANKAKYDRAAVKGMETLVTNWISPAGELKHDRIVPSMSDQWFEGLWAWDSWKHAAAVAEFDPELAESSIKALFDYQITKKDKVRPQDAGMIPDAIFYNKNKERGGDGINWNERNSKPPLASWAVWQVYKSNHDKAFLKEMYPKLVAYHDWWYSNRDYNKDGLAEYGATVDPLHYKKNKHNQKVVNKEEVILASAWESGMDNAVRFDATGVGKADKGVKVYPDKDSKGKVVGYSVNQESVDLNSYLYADKGFLAAIANELGYTADAEKYTAEASQLQNKIQSKMFDKKTGFFYDLQSNKDGSTLLLSNRGKGPEGMIPLWARVATSAQADQVKQVLMNKKMFNTYMPFPTTSRDNKKFTATQYWRGPVWLDQAMFGIEGLQNYNYNSEALKQTEKLFDHAEGLTGSGPIRENYNPLNGDGLNSSNFSWSSGVFYMLHRNVLGDDQTSSQQYFK